A part of Sinorhizobium chiapasense genomic DNA contains:
- a CDS encoding ABC transporter ATP-binding protein gives MQPAGVAAPLKVDITEKTFRSAEGVTIVALRGLSFEVRQGEFACLLGPSGCGKTTTLRILLGLDRRFAGSYQLPEGGSKRIAAVFQEPVLLPWRTVEQNVRLALSPRLRGKDLDSLFEILGLSAMRSLYPSELSLGLARRAALARAFATEPAILFLDEPFTSLDERTADRLRRLLMTVWAARPTTALMVTHNLREALLLADRIIVLSPRPAQVLGIFDVGLSRHSRDTPALDNLVSDFHKRYPDAV, from the coding sequence ATGCAACCCGCTGGCGTCGCCGCCCCGCTTAAGGTCGACATTACCGAGAAGACGTTCCGGTCGGCGGAGGGCGTTACGATTGTCGCGTTGCGCGGACTTTCCTTCGAGGTGAGGCAGGGCGAATTCGCCTGTCTGCTGGGGCCGTCTGGCTGCGGCAAGACCACGACACTGCGAATCCTGCTGGGCCTCGATCGGCGATTCGCGGGCAGCTATCAGTTGCCCGAAGGCGGCTCCAAGCGTATCGCTGCGGTCTTCCAGGAGCCGGTGCTTCTCCCCTGGCGGACAGTGGAGCAGAATGTCCGCCTTGCGCTGTCTCCGCGGTTGAGGGGCAAGGACCTGGACTCGCTGTTCGAAATCCTGGGTCTCTCGGCAATGCGGTCGCTCTACCCTTCGGAGCTTTCGCTTGGCCTTGCGCGCCGCGCCGCCCTGGCACGGGCCTTCGCGACAGAGCCCGCCATTCTTTTCCTGGACGAGCCTTTCACCTCGCTCGACGAGCGCACCGCCGACAGATTGCGCCGTCTCCTGATGACGGTGTGGGCGGCGAGGCCCACCACCGCCCTGATGGTGACCCACAATCTGCGCGAGGCCCTCCTGCTTGCCGATCGCATCATCGTGCTCTCACCCCGCCCGGCGCAGGTGCTCGGTATCTTCGACGTAGGCCTCTCGCGCCATTCGCGCGACACGCCGGCGCTCGACAATCTCGTTTCGGATTTTCACAAGCGGTATCCGGACGCCGTGTGA
- a CDS encoding YVTN family beta-propeller repeat protein has product MLRRPTLLSAGLAAAASMASPAFAYMVYVSNEKDNTVTVVDSTTMEVVRTIDVGQRPRGITISHDGKFIYLCASDDDTIEIIDTATYEIVGSLPSGPDPELFVLSPDGKTLYVANEDDNLVTVIDLESKSVAMEVPVGVEPEGMGISPDGKSLVNTSETTNMAHFIDTETHEITDNVLVDARPRFAEFKPDNSEVWVSAEIGGTVSVIDNVSREVKQKITFEIPGLRSESIQPVGVRITADGKKAYVALGPANRVAVVNAETYEVEKYVLVGQRAWQLAFTPDQKTIISTNGVSNDITFIDVATDEPVQSVIVGALPWGVVVSPN; this is encoded by the coding sequence ATGCTGCGAAGACCGACCCTTCTTTCGGCTGGACTTGCTGCGGCGGCAAGCATGGCTTCGCCGGCGTTCGCTTACATGGTCTATGTCTCCAACGAGAAGGACAACACGGTAACTGTCGTCGACTCGACCACGATGGAGGTGGTCCGCACCATCGATGTCGGCCAGCGGCCGCGCGGCATCACGATTTCGCACGACGGCAAGTTCATCTATCTCTGCGCAAGCGACGACGACACGATCGAGATCATCGATACGGCCACCTACGAGATCGTCGGGTCGCTGCCGTCCGGACCGGACCCCGAGTTGTTCGTCCTTTCTCCCGACGGCAAGACACTCTACGTCGCCAACGAGGACGACAATCTGGTCACCGTCATCGACCTCGAGAGCAAGAGTGTGGCGATGGAGGTACCGGTTGGCGTGGAACCCGAGGGAATGGGTATCAGTCCGGACGGCAAATCATTGGTCAACACCTCGGAAACGACCAACATGGCGCACTTCATCGATACCGAGACCCACGAGATCACCGATAATGTCCTCGTCGATGCCCGGCCGCGCTTCGCCGAGTTCAAGCCCGACAATTCCGAGGTCTGGGTGAGCGCCGAAATCGGCGGCACCGTCTCGGTTATCGACAATGTCAGCCGTGAGGTGAAACAAAAGATCACCTTCGAGATTCCCGGTTTGCGCTCGGAATCGATCCAGCCGGTCGGCGTCCGCATCACCGCCGATGGCAAGAAGGCCTATGTGGCGCTTGGCCCCGCCAATCGCGTCGCCGTGGTCAATGCGGAGACCTACGAGGTCGAAAAATACGTCCTCGTCGGGCAGCGGGCCTGGCAGCTGGCCTTCACGCCCGACCAGAAGACGATCATCAGCACCAACGGCGTTTCGAACGACATCACCTTCATCGACGTTGCTACCGATGAACCCGTTCAGTCGGTGATCGTCGGGGCGCTGCCGTGGGGGGTCGTCGTCAGCCCGAACTGA
- a CDS encoding ABC transporter substrate-binding protein, with protein MAYSVDQAGCAVLRILILFISVLLAAPSLSSAVAQESSPAPADKTAPAKQVSEIKLGYLRAYAPQLALSVLDVPPRDEGVAGAKIAIGDNNTTGRFLGQKFTLDVSEVKPDADVVPAFNDMVSRGVLYILTDLSATQLLSIADLAREKRVQIFNVGATDDRLREEDCRANVFHTAPTRTMLADGLAQYLVWKQWRRWVLVYGSHEPDKLFADALRRAATRFGGQIVAQKEFTDTGTARRTDTGVVQIQRQMPVFTQDFPEHDVLLVADESEVFGTYVPFRTWIPRPVAGTAGLIPSAWHPASEQWGGTQIQNRFAKANGRRMLSKDMAAWTAARIVGEAATRTQSSDSEKLAAFIRADDFSIAAFKGQRLTFRKWNLQLRQPIFLGDGRSVVSTSPQEGFLHQVSELDTLGIDQPETQCALK; from the coding sequence ATGGCGTATTCTGTCGACCAAGCGGGATGTGCGGTGCTCCGTATACTCATACTGTTTATCTCTGTTCTTCTCGCGGCTCCAAGCCTATCGAGCGCCGTTGCGCAGGAGTCTTCACCCGCGCCGGCCGACAAGACGGCTCCAGCTAAACAAGTATCGGAGATCAAGCTCGGTTATCTTCGTGCCTATGCTCCGCAACTCGCCCTTTCGGTGCTGGACGTGCCGCCGCGCGACGAAGGTGTCGCGGGGGCGAAGATCGCGATCGGCGACAACAACACGACCGGTAGGTTTCTCGGACAGAAGTTTACGCTCGATGTGTCCGAGGTGAAGCCGGATGCCGACGTCGTGCCGGCTTTCAATGACATGGTGTCGAGGGGCGTTCTCTACATTCTGACCGATCTCTCCGCGACGCAGCTCCTGTCGATTGCCGACCTCGCTCGCGAAAAGCGTGTCCAGATCTTTAACGTCGGCGCCACGGACGACCGTCTGCGCGAGGAGGACTGCCGGGCGAACGTCTTCCACACAGCGCCGACGCGCACCATGCTCGCCGATGGCCTGGCGCAGTATCTGGTCTGGAAGCAGTGGCGGCGATGGGTGCTGGTCTACGGCTCCCATGAGCCGGACAAGCTGTTTGCCGATGCGCTCCGCCGTGCCGCGACCCGCTTCGGCGGCCAGATCGTCGCGCAAAAGGAGTTCACCGACACCGGCACCGCGCGGCGGACGGATACAGGAGTGGTTCAGATCCAACGGCAGATGCCGGTCTTCACGCAGGATTTCCCCGAGCACGATGTGCTGCTCGTGGCAGACGAAAGCGAGGTTTTCGGAACCTATGTGCCGTTCCGGACCTGGATTCCGCGCCCGGTAGCCGGAACCGCCGGTCTGATCCCTTCCGCTTGGCATCCGGCCAGCGAGCAATGGGGCGGCACGCAGATACAAAACCGTTTCGCCAAGGCGAATGGCAGACGAATGTTGTCGAAGGATATGGCCGCGTGGACGGCAGCGAGGATTGTCGGCGAGGCGGCCACGCGCACGCAAAGCTCCGATTCCGAAAAGCTCGCGGCCTTCATTCGCGCCGACGATTTTTCGATCGCCGCCTTCAAGGGGCAGAGGCTGACCTTCCGCAAATGGAACTTGCAATTGCGCCAGCCGATCTTCCTTGGAGACGGCCGTTCCGTCGTATCGACGTCGCCGCAGGAAGGATTCCTGCATCAGGTCTCCGAACTCGACACGCTCGGGATCGACCAGCCGGAGACGCAATGTGCGCTGAAGTAG
- a CDS encoding ABC transporter ATP-binding protein yields the protein MQHVKANDGVSLPAALDVAGVNHSYGRKQVLSDISFSIAPGRFTVLLGLNGAGKTTLFSLITHLYSTRHGTIRIFGHDVGREPGEALRRLGIVFQARTLDLDLSVYQNLSYHASLHGIGRRDALSRIKSLLAQIDMSDRLYDKARSLSGGQMRRIEIVRALLHRPPLLLLDEATVGLDIQSRAEILATIRKLVITDGISVFWATHLIDEVEETDHVIILDKGRVLADGRVDDVVRSCGSSSIRGAFATLTGVASVPASGERR from the coding sequence ATGCAGCATGTTAAGGCCAACGATGGAGTGAGCTTGCCTGCCGCACTTGATGTGGCGGGGGTCAATCATTCCTACGGCCGGAAGCAGGTTCTGTCCGACATTTCCTTCTCAATCGCCCCGGGGCGCTTTACCGTCTTGCTCGGCCTCAACGGCGCGGGCAAGACGACGCTGTTCTCCTTGATCACCCACCTCTACAGCACCCGCCACGGCACAATCCGCATCTTCGGCCACGACGTCGGCCGGGAACCGGGCGAGGCACTGCGCCGGCTTGGCATCGTGTTTCAGGCGCGCACCCTCGATCTTGACCTGAGCGTCTACCAGAACCTCTCCTACCACGCATCGCTGCATGGCATTGGGCGAAGAGACGCCTTGTCACGGATCAAGTCACTGCTTGCCCAGATCGACATGAGCGACCGGTTGTATGACAAGGCACGCAGCCTCTCCGGCGGCCAGATGCGTCGCATCGAGATCGTGCGGGCTCTGCTGCATCGTCCGCCGCTTCTCTTGTTGGACGAGGCGACCGTGGGGCTCGACATCCAGTCGCGTGCCGAGATCCTTGCCACCATCCGTAAGCTCGTGATTACCGATGGCATCAGCGTCTTCTGGGCGACCCACCTCATCGATGAGGTCGAGGAAACCGACCATGTCATCATACTCGACAAGGGCCGGGTGCTCGCGGACGGCAGGGTCGATGACGTCGTCCGTTCCTGTGGCTCAAGCAGCATTCGTGGGGCCTTCGCGACGCTGACCGGGGTCGCTTCGGTTCCGGCCAGTGGAGAACGTCGATGA
- a CDS encoding methanol/ethanol family PQQ-dependent dehydrogenase, whose amino-acid sequence MTAAGLLTAALAGNAFANDELTKLAADAKNWAMPTGDYANHRYSKLNQITKDNVKDLQVKWTFSTGVLRGHEGGPLVIGDVMYIHTPFPNNVYALDLNNDGKILWKYEPKQDANVIGIMCCDTVYRGVAYGDGKIILAQADTTVVALDAKTGKVVWSVKNGEHIDGSKAESSTGAPMVVKDKVLVGISGAEYGVRGSMAAYNLKDGSLAWRAYSTGPDSEMLVDPEKTTHLGKPIGPDSGVKSWEGEEWKTGGGTTWGWYSYDPKLNLIYYGTANPGTWNPVQRPGDNRWSMTLMARDVDTGMAKWLYQMTPHDEWDFDGVNENILVDQMQINGQPRDVLVHFDRNGFAYTLDRATGELLVAKKYDPKVNWATEVVMDPKSDKYGRPQVVAKYSTEQNGEDVNSTGICPAALGTKDQQPATYSPKTGLFYVPTNHVCMDYEPYKVSYTAGQPYVGATLSMYPAPDSHGGMGNFIAWDAAKGEIVWSKPERFSVWSGALATEGDVVFYGTLEGYIVAVDTAGNELYRFKTPSGIIGNINTFEHGGKQYIAVLSGVGGWAGIGLAGGLLGAEGAAAWQQAVAGKNAPTEESESISTAGLGAVGGYAGLAEYTTLGGQLTVFGLPD is encoded by the coding sequence ATGACCGCCGCTGGACTTCTGACGGCGGCTCTCGCCGGAAATGCGTTCGCCAATGACGAACTGACGAAACTGGCGGCCGACGCGAAGAACTGGGCGATGCCCACGGGCGACTATGCCAATCACCGTTATTCCAAGCTCAACCAGATCACAAAGGACAACGTCAAGGACCTGCAGGTCAAGTGGACCTTCTCGACCGGTGTCCTGCGTGGCCATGAGGGCGGACCGCTGGTGATCGGCGACGTCATGTACATTCATACGCCGTTTCCCAACAACGTCTATGCCCTTGATCTCAACAACGACGGCAAGATCCTCTGGAAATACGAGCCAAAGCAGGATGCGAACGTCATCGGCATCATGTGCTGCGACACGGTCTATCGCGGCGTCGCCTATGGCGATGGCAAGATAATCCTGGCCCAGGCGGACACGACGGTCGTTGCTCTCGACGCCAAGACCGGCAAGGTCGTCTGGTCTGTGAAGAATGGAGAGCACATCGATGGCAGCAAGGCGGAATCCAGCACCGGTGCGCCGATGGTCGTCAAGGACAAGGTGCTGGTCGGCATATCTGGTGCGGAATATGGTGTCCGCGGCTCGATGGCGGCGTACAATCTGAAAGACGGGTCGCTTGCCTGGAGAGCCTATTCGACTGGCCCCGACTCTGAAATGCTCGTCGACCCCGAAAAGACCACTCACCTCGGAAAGCCGATCGGACCTGACTCTGGTGTAAAGAGCTGGGAAGGCGAGGAGTGGAAGACCGGCGGCGGCACGACGTGGGGGTGGTACTCCTATGATCCGAAGCTGAACCTGATTTACTATGGCACGGCTAATCCGGGGACCTGGAATCCCGTGCAGCGCCCAGGCGACAATCGCTGGTCCATGACCCTGATGGCGCGTGACGTCGATACCGGTATGGCCAAGTGGCTTTATCAGATGACCCCGCACGACGAATGGGACTTTGACGGCGTCAACGAGAACATTCTCGTCGATCAGATGCAGATCAACGGTCAGCCGCGCGACGTGCTCGTGCATTTTGACCGCAACGGCTTTGCCTACACCCTCGATCGGGCGACGGGAGAGCTTCTGGTTGCCAAGAAGTATGATCCGAAGGTCAACTGGGCGACGGAAGTCGTCATGGATCCGAAGAGCGATAAGTATGGCCGGCCGCAGGTCGTGGCGAAATACTCCACCGAACAGAACGGCGAGGACGTGAATTCGACGGGGATATGCCCCGCTGCCCTCGGCACGAAGGATCAGCAGCCAGCGACTTATTCACCGAAGACCGGCTTGTTCTACGTGCCGACAAACCACGTCTGCATGGACTATGAGCCCTACAAGGTCAGCTATACGGCCGGTCAACCTTATGTCGGTGCGACCCTTTCGATGTATCCGGCCCCCGACAGCCATGGCGGCATGGGCAACTTCATTGCCTGGGATGCTGCCAAGGGCGAGATCGTCTGGTCGAAGCCCGAGCGGTTCTCGGTCTGGTCGGGCGCTCTGGCGACCGAAGGGGACGTGGTCTTTTACGGAACACTGGAAGGCTACATCGTTGCGGTCGATACGGCGGGTAACGAACTCTACCGGTTCAAGACGCCCTCCGGCATCATCGGCAATATCAACACGTTCGAACACGGCGGCAAGCAGTATATCGCCGTCTTGTCCGGCGTTGGCGGCTGGGCAGGCATCGGGCTCGCCGGCGGCCTTCTGGGAGCGGAGGGTGCAGCGGCGTGGCAGCAGGCCGTGGCCGGTAAGAACGCTCCGACCGAAGAAAGCGAAAGCATCTCCACGGCAGGCTTGGGTGCAGTCGGTGGTTATGCCGGACTGGCGGAGTACACGACGCTTGGCGGGCAGTTGACCGTCTTCGGGCTTCCGGACTGA
- a CDS encoding ABC transporter substrate-binding protein gives MNISRRALCGMALLAAASPLGFQASAAPSPKIRVGVLKFGTVNWELDTIKHNKFDAANGIDVEVVYFAGEDATNVAMLAGDLDVIVSDWLWVSRQRSEGEDLTLAPYSTAVGAIMVRQDAPIRAIPDLVGKKIGVTGGSLDKSWLLIQGLARRDHKIDLPKESEIVFGAPPLLSEKAVSGELDAVLNFWHFCARLEANGFRRLIGADDAARALGASGPVSALGYVFHDKWANENTDVAMSFVKASAEAKKLLAQSDAEWQRLAPIVRAEGRELEVLRDRYREGIPRRPLAEEESDAAKLYEVLAEIGGEKLVGEARHMAPGTFWAALKT, from the coding sequence ATGAATATATCGCGGCGCGCGCTTTGCGGGATGGCTTTGCTGGCCGCTGCCAGTCCTCTGGGCTTCCAGGCCTCGGCAGCCCCATCCCCGAAGATACGGGTGGGTGTGCTGAAGTTCGGCACGGTGAACTGGGAGCTCGACACCATCAAGCACAACAAATTCGATGCGGCTAACGGCATAGACGTGGAGGTCGTCTATTTCGCCGGCGAGGACGCCACCAACGTGGCCATGTTGGCGGGCGACCTGGACGTTATCGTTTCCGACTGGTTGTGGGTGTCGCGCCAGCGCTCTGAGGGCGAGGATCTCACACTAGCGCCCTACTCGACCGCCGTTGGCGCCATTATGGTCAGGCAGGACGCGCCGATCCGTGCCATCCCCGATCTCGTGGGGAAGAAAATCGGCGTGACCGGCGGATCGCTCGACAAGAGCTGGCTTCTGATCCAGGGGCTTGCGCGGCGTGATCACAAGATCGATCTGCCCAAGGAGAGTGAGATTGTTTTCGGTGCCCCGCCCTTGCTGTCGGAAAAGGCTGTCTCCGGCGAGCTCGATGCGGTCTTGAATTTTTGGCATTTCTGCGCACGGCTGGAGGCAAACGGCTTCCGTCGCCTGATTGGCGCCGACGACGCGGCAAGGGCGCTCGGGGCATCTGGGCCGGTCTCGGCCTTGGGATATGTATTCCACGACAAATGGGCGAACGAAAACACGGATGTGGCGATGAGCTTCGTCAAGGCAAGCGCTGAGGCCAAGAAGCTTCTGGCTCAGTCCGACGCCGAATGGCAGCGTCTGGCACCGATCGTCCGGGCCGAGGGCAGGGAACTCGAGGTGCTGCGCGATCGCTATCGCGAAGGCATTCCAAGGAGGCCGCTCGCCGAAGAGGAAAGCGATGCCGCCAAGCTTTACGAAGTTCTTGCGGAGATCGGCGGCGAGAAGCTCGTCGGGGAGGCGCGGCACATGGCTCCCGGGACGTTCTGGGCTGCATTGAAGACATGA
- a CDS encoding c-type cytochrome, methanol metabolism-related, with protein MAFRNAVLALGAVFPLLISGNVAAADDKEKAAAVKDEDGKYFDAEGNPTFKFQSDGTVDWYTFSGYRRYHSDCHVCHGPDGVGSSYAPALATSMKNMDYPTFLSVVAEGRKNVGGGKENVMPAFGDNKNVYCYLDDIYVYLRARAVGAAPRGRPPKKADKPEAAKAYEASCMGE; from the coding sequence ATGGCTTTCCGTAATGCAGTTCTGGCGCTCGGCGCCGTGTTCCCGCTCCTGATTTCCGGAAATGTTGCAGCGGCAGACGACAAGGAAAAAGCCGCAGCGGTCAAAGACGAAGACGGCAAATACTTCGATGCGGAGGGAAACCCGACATTCAAGTTTCAGAGCGACGGGACGGTCGACTGGTACACCTTCAGCGGCTATCGGCGCTATCACTCGGACTGTCACGTCTGTCACGGCCCCGATGGGGTCGGCTCGAGTTATGCACCCGCCTTGGCCACGTCCATGAAGAACATGGATTATCCGACTTTCCTCTCGGTTGTTGCGGAGGGACGCAAGAACGTCGGCGGCGGCAAGGAAAACGTCATGCCGGCATTCGGCGACAACAAGAACGTCTATTGCTACCTCGACGACATCTACGTCTACCTGCGCGCCCGCGCCGTTGGCGCCGCGCCTCGGGGTCGTCCGCCCAAAAAGGCCGACAAGCCCGAAGCGGCGAAGGCCTACGAGGCGTCCTGCATGGGTGAATGA
- a CDS encoding GlxA family transcriptional regulator, giving the protein MGHSIQSSSSGVAPQLQRLKIGFILARSFTLSAFALFVDTLRLASDQLDRSGRVLADWQVLGSTRHLITSSCGVQVAPTSDFVDPCQFDYIAVVGGLLTVEQPVDHETIRFLRQAASKRVPLIGLCTGSFILAEAGLMKEHATCVSWLHYHQFRERFPDHEVRPDRLFNLDRKRGSCAGGSSAADLAAALVRRHISSDAERNALEVLQIEKARSQFDNQTRQPLRDYVNDSRVAAVLITMEQHLEGGITIEGLAASVGLSRRQLERLFTEKTRMSPALAFRRLRLDRAKQILLTSRKPIIEVALDVGFVNTSHFTKEFRRTYGRTPAEIRDSAARDREAPGEKGSPAMKHAGWL; this is encoded by the coding sequence ATGGGACACTCCATTCAATCATCGTCGTCGGGGGTCGCCCCGCAGCTGCAGCGGCTGAAAATCGGCTTCATCCTCGCCCGATCCTTCACGTTGTCGGCCTTCGCGTTGTTCGTCGACACCCTGCGGCTGGCGAGCGACCAGCTCGACCGATCGGGCCGGGTCCTCGCCGATTGGCAGGTCCTCGGCAGCACGAGGCACCTGATCACCTCGAGCTGCGGTGTTCAGGTCGCTCCGACTTCCGACTTCGTCGATCCCTGCCAATTCGATTACATCGCCGTTGTCGGCGGCCTGCTGACTGTCGAACAACCGGTCGACCATGAAACCATCCGCTTTCTCAGACAGGCCGCTTCGAAAAGGGTCCCGTTGATTGGCCTGTGCACCGGTTCCTTCATTCTCGCGGAAGCGGGCCTGATGAAAGAGCACGCGACCTGTGTGAGCTGGCTTCACTATCACCAGTTCCGCGAACGTTTTCCTGATCATGAAGTCCGACCGGACCGGCTGTTCAATCTGGACCGCAAGCGCGGCTCTTGCGCAGGGGGAAGCAGCGCCGCCGATCTCGCGGCCGCCCTGGTGAGGCGGCACATCAGTTCGGACGCCGAGCGTAACGCGCTTGAAGTGCTGCAGATTGAGAAGGCCCGTTCGCAGTTCGACAATCAGACGCGACAGCCGCTGCGCGATTACGTCAACGACTCCCGGGTTGCGGCCGTTCTGATAACCATGGAACAGCATCTTGAAGGTGGAATCACCATTGAGGGGCTTGCGGCCTCGGTCGGGCTTTCAAGGCGCCAACTCGAGCGGCTGTTCACTGAAAAAACGAGGATGTCTCCCGCTCTGGCTTTCCGTCGTCTCCGACTGGATCGAGCGAAGCAGATTTTGCTGACGAGCAGGAAACCCATAATCGAAGTTGCCCTCGACGTCGGGTTTGTGAACACCTCGCATTTTACCAAGGAGTTTCGGCGCACCTACGGTCGAACGCCCGCAGAAATCCGGGATTCCGCGGCGCGCGATCGGGAAGCGCCTGGCGAGAAAGGGTCCCCCGCGATGAAACACGCGGGTTGGCTGTAA
- a CDS encoding ABC transporter permease — MPAVTAVASLVGLCLLWSLAAEIWPSRAFPPPLDVWRVLVKEAASGDLGYHLAMTLWRVAAAYVVAMVVGSVIGVLLGTHRRTDSFFNPWLVLFLNLPALVVIVLAYIWFGLTEAAAIGAVAINKIPNVVVTMREGARALDPRFAEMATVYRLGRLDRLRHVLMPQLQPYIAAASRSGIALIWKIVLVVELLGRSSGVGFQIYLYFQIFDVAAILAYTLAFVAIMLLIELLLVQPLERHATRWRRRPA; from the coding sequence CTGCCTGCGGTGACGGCCGTGGCATCGCTCGTCGGATTGTGTCTGCTCTGGAGCCTTGCGGCCGAGATCTGGCCGAGCCGCGCGTTTCCGCCGCCGCTCGACGTCTGGCGGGTGCTTGTCAAGGAGGCGGCGAGCGGCGACCTTGGCTATCACCTGGCGATGACGCTTTGGCGGGTCGCAGCCGCCTACGTCGTTGCCATGGTCGTCGGGTCCGTCATCGGTGTCCTGCTCGGCACGCACAGGCGGACGGATTCCTTCTTCAATCCGTGGCTTGTCCTCTTTCTCAACCTCCCGGCCCTGGTCGTCATCGTCCTCGCCTACATCTGGTTCGGGCTGACCGAGGCCGCCGCGATCGGCGCCGTCGCGATCAACAAGATACCCAATGTCGTCGTCACCATGCGCGAGGGCGCGCGCGCGCTCGATCCCCGTTTCGCGGAAATGGCCACCGTCTACCGGCTCGGGCGGCTCGACCGTCTCCGCCACGTCCTGATGCCGCAGTTGCAGCCCTATATCGCCGCCGCCTCGCGCTCCGGCATTGCGCTGATCTGGAAGATCGTGCTCGTCGTTGAACTGCTCGGCCGCTCGAGCGGCGTCGGCTTCCAGATCTATCTCTATTTTCAGATATTCGATGTTGCCGCCATCCTTGCCTACACGCTAGCTTTCGTGGCCATCATGCTGTTGATCGAACTCCTTCTGGTGCAGCCACTTGAACGACATGCAACCCGCTGGCGTCGCCGCCCCGCTTAA
- a CDS encoding ABC transporter permease, with protein MQSAAGPISAGPAMERGFGVRQYLVCLKGILVREGLRFLNQRERFISSLVRPLLWLFVFAAGFRQVLGVSIIPPYKTYVLYEVYITPGLCGMILLFSGMQSSLSMVYDREMGNMRTLLVSPFPRWFLLVSKLLAGVTVSILQVYAFLAIAWFWGVKPPWTGYLVVLPALFLSGMMLCSLGMLLSSMIKQLENFAGIMNFVIFPMYFASPALYPLWRIQESSPLLYKICLVNPFTYAVELVRFALYGQVDWGSLMLVVAFTILFLGGAILAYDPSTGLLGRKQDAGGNA; from the coding sequence ATGCAATCTGCCGCAGGACCCATTTCGGCAGGCCCCGCCATGGAGCGTGGCTTCGGCGTCCGTCAATACCTCGTGTGCCTCAAAGGCATCCTGGTCCGGGAAGGGCTCCGTTTTCTCAATCAGCGAGAGCGCTTCATCTCGTCGCTGGTTCGCCCGCTCCTGTGGCTCTTCGTTTTTGCAGCCGGCTTCCGCCAGGTGCTTGGCGTCTCCATCATCCCGCCCTACAAGACCTACGTGCTGTACGAGGTCTATATCACGCCGGGCCTCTGCGGCATGATCCTGTTGTTCAGCGGCATGCAGTCATCACTGTCGATGGTCTACGACCGGGAGATGGGCAACATGCGGACCCTGCTGGTCAGCCCGTTTCCGCGCTGGTTCCTGCTGGTGTCGAAGCTGCTCGCGGGCGTCACCGTATCGATCCTGCAGGTCTACGCCTTTCTCGCCATCGCCTGGTTCTGGGGCGTCAAACCGCCATGGACCGGCTACCTCGTGGTCCTGCCGGCGCTCTTCCTCTCAGGAATGATGCTGTGCTCACTCGGGATGCTTTTGTCGTCGATGATCAAGCAACTGGAGAATTTCGCGGGGATCATGAACTTTGTGATCTTCCCGATGTATTTTGCCTCCCCCGCGCTCTATCCGCTCTGGCGGATTCAGGAATCGAGCCCGCTTCTCTACAAGATCTGCCTTGTAAACCCTTTCACTTACGCCGTCGAGTTGGTTCGCTTCGCCCTTTACGGACAGGTCGACTGGGGATCGCTGATGCTCGTGGTTGCGTTCACCATACTGTTTCTGGGCGGTGCAATCCTCGCCTATGACCCGTCGACCGGCCTGCTCGGCCGCAAGCAGGATGCCGGAGGAAATGCCTGA